A single genomic interval of Caballeronia sp. NK8 harbors:
- a CDS encoding molecular chaperone, whose product MGLSMTHVASAAALQVSPIRLDLSADKPAAALTLHNDGTVPLNAQVRVFAWTQSLDEDHLERTAAIVASPPIVRIAPNGDQTIRILRVSNAPLEREETYRLLIDEIPNGQGASATGVRMQLRYSVPVFVGASDERAPPLALTLERKDAQDGAPLMLRASNPTDLHAQLSRVRLDWGNGQSTPVSAGLLGYALPRATRRWPVPNAPANVTSATVHALVNGEPVTVRVSVGGPPTDR is encoded by the coding sequence ATGGGGCTGTCGATGACGCATGTCGCGTCGGCGGCGGCGTTGCAGGTGTCGCCGATCCGGCTCGATCTGTCCGCCGACAAACCCGCCGCCGCGCTCACGCTGCACAACGACGGCACCGTGCCGCTCAATGCGCAGGTGCGCGTGTTCGCGTGGACGCAGTCGCTCGACGAAGACCATCTGGAACGCACGGCGGCGATCGTCGCGAGTCCGCCGATCGTACGCATCGCGCCCAATGGCGATCAGACGATCCGCATCCTGCGGGTGAGCAACGCGCCGCTCGAGCGCGAGGAGACCTACCGCCTGCTGATCGACGAGATTCCCAACGGGCAAGGCGCGTCGGCGACGGGCGTACGCATGCAATTGCGCTATTCGGTGCCGGTGTTCGTGGGCGCATCCGATGAGCGCGCGCCGCCGCTCGCCCTGACGCTCGAACGAAAGGATGCGCAGGACGGCGCCCCGCTGATGCTGCGCGCGTCGAACCCCACCGATCTCCACGCGCAACTGAGCCGCGTGCGCCTCGACTGGGGGAACGGCCAGTCGACACCCGTGTCCGCGGGATTGCTCGGCTATGCGCTGCCGCGCGCGACGCGCCGCTGGCCCGTGCCCAACGCGCCCGCGAACGTCACCTCGGCGACGGTGCATGCGCTCGTCAACGGCGAGCC